Proteins encoded in a region of the Cheilinus undulatus linkage group 8, ASM1832078v1, whole genome shotgun sequence genome:
- the mlf2 gene encoding myeloid leukemia factor 2 — protein sequence MFRFLNDVDDDPYMMDPFAAHRQQMRALFGPFGMDSFALAPQMQPHRVPRRPAGPLAPFGMMGMGGGFMDMFGMMEEMMGNMERITGTPNCQTFSSSTVISYSSSDTGAPKVYQQTSETRTGPGGIRETRQSMRDSESGFERMAIGHHIGDRAHIMERSRNRRTGDREERQDFINLDESEAAAFDEEWRCQAGRYVPPNHRSLDYSRDRRAGGQQLALTAPPSSTPPPGRHESPRHRQPQPRPRYDW from the exons ATGTTTCGGTTCTTGAATGACGTTGATGACGACCCCTATATGAT GGATCCCTTTGCAGCTCACAGGCAGCAGATGAGGGCTCTGTTTGGGCCATTTGGCATGGACTCGTTTGCGCTTGCCCCCCAGATGCAGCCACATCGTGTACCGCGTAGACCG gCTGGTCCACTTGCCCCTTTTGGCATGATGGGAATG GGTGGAGGGTTCATGGATATGTTTGGCATGATGGAAGAAATGATGGGAAACATG GAAAGAATCACCGGTACCCCAAACTGTCAGACGTTTTCCTCTTCAACAGTGATCTCCTACTCCTCCTCAGACACAGGAGCTCCTAAGGTTTATCAGCAGACTAGTGAGACAAGAACGGGCCCTGGAGGG ATCCGAGAGACGCGGCAGTCAATGAGGGACAGCGAGAGCGGCTTTGAGCGCATGGCTATCGGCCACCACATCGGAGATCGCGCACACATAATGGAGCGTTCACGAAATCGCCGCACTGGTGACCGTGAGGAACGTCAAGACTTCATTAACCTCGATGAGA GTGAAGCTGCAGCGTTTGATGAGGAGTGGAGGTGTCAGGCAGGAAGGTACGTCCCCCCAAATCACCGGTCGCTGGACTACAGCCGAGACCGACGTGCAGGAGGCCAGCAGCTTGCACTGACCGCCCCTCCCAGCTCAACACCACCTCCAGGACGGCATGAGTCCCCTAGACACCGCCAGCCCCAGCCCCGCCCACGTTACGACTGGTGA
- the wnt4b gene encoding wingless-type MMTV integration site family, member 4b, with protein MPTVSTVNLTAPLLLLLLWATNPTMATNWLSLARLPRSRPVSGAAPCARLRGLTPGQVGVCRARGEVMESVRKAAEMVIEECQHQFRNRRWNCSITPRGINVFGRVMNQGTREAAFVHALSSAAVAVAVTRACTRGELERCGCDRKVRGVSPEGFQWSGCSDNLSYGVAFSQTFVDEPERAKGLSAGRPLMNLHNNEAGRKAILHNMQVECKCHGVSGSCELRTCWKVMPPFRRVGAVLKERFDGATEVRLTRIGSRPALLPRDPQVKPPAARDLLYLAPSPDFCHIDPDNGIPGTAGRRCNGTSRLAPDGCELVCCGPGYRAGRAEVVQRCSCKFSWCCSVRCQQCKNTVTIHTCRV; from the exons ATGCCAACTGTCTCCACTGTCAATCTCACGGCACCACTCCTCCTCTTGTTGCTATGGGCAACCAACCCCACCATGGCAACCAACTGGCT CTCCCTGGCGAGGCTGCCTCGCTCCAGGCCCGTGTCTGGTGCTGCACCATGTGCACGCCTCAGGGGGCTGACCCCAGGGCAGGTGGGGGTGTGCAGGGCACGAGGGGAGGTCATGGAGTCTGTGCGAAAGGCAGCAGAGATGGTCATAGAAGAG TGCCAGCACCAGTTCAGGAACCGCCGCTGGAACTGTTCCATCACCCCACGTGGGATCAATGTATTTGGCAGAGTCATGAACCAAG GTACTCGTGAGGCAGCCTTTGTGCATGCTTTGTCCTCAGCAGCCGTGGCGGTGGCAGTGACCCGAGCCTGCACCCGTGGGGAGCTGGAGAGGTGTGGCTGTGACAGGAAGGTCAGGGGGGTCAGCCCCGAAG GTTTCCAGTGGTCAGGGTGCAGCGACAACCTGTCCTATGGTGTGGCTTTCTCCCAAACATTTGTGGATGAACCAGAGCGAGCAAAGGGGCTATCAGCTGGGCGACCACTCATGAACCTTCACAATAATGAGGCTGGTCGAAAG GCCATCCTTCACAACATGCAGGTGGAGTGTAAGTGTCATGGCGTCTCTGGCTCCTGTGAGCTCCGGACCTGCTGGAAAGTGATGCCTCCATTCAGGCGTGTTGGCGCTGTGCTCAAGGAACGCTTTGATGGAGCCACAGAG GTTCGCCTGACTCGTATAGGATCCAGACCAGCCCTGCTCCCCCGTGACCCCCAGGTCAAACCCCCTGCTGCCAGAGACCTTTTGTACCTTGCGCCCTCTCCTGATTTCTGCCATATTGACCCTGACAATGGTATCCCTGGAACTGCTGGAAGGAGATGTAATG GAACCTCTCGGCTGGCACCAGACGGCTGTGAGCTGGTGTGCTGTGGGCCCGGGTACAGAGCAGGCCGAGCTGAAGTGGTGCAGCGGTGCTCCTGCAAGTTTTCCTGGTGCTGCTCGGTCCGCTGCCAGCAGTGCAAGAACACAGTCACCATCCACACCTGCAGAGTGTAA
- the cdc42l gene encoding cell division cycle 42, like — protein MQTIKCVVVGDGAVGKTCLLISYTTNKFPSEYVPTVFDNYAVTVMIGGEPYTLGLFDTAGQEDYDRLRPLSYPQTDVFLVCFSVVSPSSFENVKEKWVPEITHHCPRVPYLLVGTQVDLREDSNTIDKLAKNKQRPLMHESGEKLARELRAVKYVECSALTQRGLKNVFDEAILAALEPPETKTKRKCVLL, from the exons ATGCAGACTATAAAATGTGTGGTGGTCGGGGATGGTGCAGTAGGAAAGACCTGCTTGCTGATCTCCTACACAACCAACAAGTTCCCCTCAGAATATGTACCAACG GTTTTTGACAATTATGCAGTAACAGTGATGATTGGAGGAGAGCCCTACACACTGGGACTATTTGACACAGCCG GTCAGGAGGATTACGACAGGCTGCGTCCTCTCAGTTATCCACAGACAGATGTGTTCCTCGTATGTTTCTCTGTCGTGTCTCCCTCAtcatttgaaaatgtcaaagagaAG TGGGTTCCTGAGATAACTCACCACTGCCCACGCGTACCTTACCTCTTGGTGGGCACTCAGGTGGATCTGAGGGAAGACTCCAACACAATTGACAAGCTGGCAAAGAACAAACAGCGTCCCCTAATGCATGAGAGCGGAGAGAAGCTGGCCCGTGAGCTCAGGGCTGTCAAATACGTGGAGTGCTCTGCTTTGACACAG CGAGGGCTGAAGAACGTGTTTGATGAGGCCATCCTGGCTGCCTTGGAACCTCCCGAGACTAAAACCAAGAGAAAGTGTGTGCTGCTATAG